The proteins below are encoded in one region of Lepisosteus oculatus isolate fLepOcu1 chromosome 10, fLepOcu1.hap2, whole genome shotgun sequence:
- the LOC138241446 gene encoding adenosine receptor A2b codes for MLEEPRETHCSVCCCTLTNKILMVVFMILLILAILFGNSVTLAVFLGTKHFRTPQGYLKASLAVADLAVGMFVVPFSVYAEISFLVSDSTLELATNTSLASSFHPCSLIGPMFAGCTLVSITTVFLLSIERSIAILKPLHKEVVITRKRTTILIVLSWLASFFLAVSPVLFSGEIVLEYNACSRMCNYALGKSEPPTTSAWNILLLFPAFDFTLLGGTVVINLLSLTTIRQHSKRRKHLAETENHTIARPTFSDIKAAKTIGTLTLAFTASFTPIAVFVVGNVIGNEWCNFSFFAFWILSTNSCWNVIIYSVRDQKFRHRAHQLLALPHTKNVSKRQLVG; via the coding sequence ATGTTGGAGGAGCCAAGAGAAACTCACTGCAGCGTCTGCTGCTGCACATTAACGAACAAAATCTTAATGGTAGTCTTCATGATCTTATTAATACTGGCTATCTTATTCGGAAACTCTGTCACTCTGGCTGTCTTTTTGGGGACCAAGCACTTCCGCACCCCACAAGGATATCTCAAAGCGTCTCTGGCCGTTGCTGACCTCGCGGTAGGTATGTTTGTGGTCCCCTTTTCAGTCTATGCCGAAATATCGTTTCTGGTGAGTGACTCTACTCTAGAACTGGCCACAAACACGTCGCTTGCGAGTAGTTTCCACCCTTGTAGTCTGATCGGCCCGATGTTCGCAGGTTGTACGCTGGTTTCCATTACAACTGTCTTCTTGCTCTCCATTGAGCGCAGCATCGCGATTTTGAAGCCACTGCACAAAGAAGTGGTCATCACCAGGAAACGGACTACCATCCTTATCGTGCTGTCCTGGCTGGCGAGTTTCTTCCTGGCGGTGTCCCCGGTCCTGTTCAGCGGCGAGATCGTCCTGGAATACAACGCGTGCAGCAGAATGTGCAATTACGCACTGGGGAAAAGCGAGCCTCCTACTACCAGCGCTTGGAACATTCTTCTCCTCTTCCCCGCTTTCGACTTCACACTGCTGGGTGGCACTGTGGTCATAAACCTCCTGTCCTTAACCACCATCCGCCAGCACTCCAAAAGGAGAAAGCACCTGGCTGAAACCGAGAACCACACCATCGCCAGACCCACCTTTTCCGACATCAAAGCCGCCAAGACAATAGGAACTCTAACTCTGGCTTTCACAGCTTCGTTCACTCCCATCGCCGTGTTTGTCGTGGGGAATGTCATTGGAAACGAGTGGTGCAATTTCTCGTTTTTTGCGTTTTGGATACTGAGCACAAACAGCTGCTGGAATGTCATCATTTACAGCGTAAGAGATCAAAAGTTCAGGCACCGTGCGCACCAGCTATTGGCATTGCCCCATACAAAGAATGTCTCTAAGCGACAGCTGGTAGGATAG